The following is a genomic window from Elaeis guineensis isolate ETL-2024a chromosome 10, EG11, whole genome shotgun sequence.
CATGACAACGTTCGCGACGATGAACACCGGCACCAGCCAAGGCGTCCACTGCCGGAACGGCCGCAGCTCCGCTTGCTCCGGCGGTGGCGGCGGAAAGGTCGGATTCGCCTCCGGTGGATGGATGATGTTTTCCCCCCGACTCGGCGAGACCTTGATCTCGATATCTGCCGACGTTTCCCTCCCCATCCCCAaattcttctcccttcctttctctctcGATGAGATCGACGCTATCCGAAATCCTTCGTTTGGAGGAGAGGGAAGCCAGCGAAGATCGGAtccatttatatttaaaaaatagtaaaatattatgTGGGTTTACTTTTAAAAACGTAGTAAAATATTATGTGGATTACGGCAAAAGAAAGGACAGAAAATGGAGAGGGCGAAGGATTGCGCATGCGATGGATGCAAGGAGGAGAAaggaaaagtataaaaaaaaatggaaagaaaaatttgaaGATGGATGATTGATTAAGACGGCAGGGTTGCGAGGAAGGCAAGTGTAAACTGATAAGGCTGTGATCCATCACTCAAATGGGTCCAGTTGGTCCgtgatcttatcaaatttatttagatctgatccaattctTTGCAAAGGGCTCATAAAATTGTGAAACAAGTTTCTATATACATCGGATACTAatgtattcatatttatatttattttattatatatatatatatatgaatataaattgaataattaaattttataagtatagaatcaaaaatattattaggtTGATGCTAAGTAAAAATAATAAGTATgttaatatgattatatattttttttaaaaatttttgcgtgatatataaattgaaataaaattataaatagaattaaaaatttaaataatagatcaaatagttatttattcatatttatatttattttttttatgaatatggatatggatatgaatattagtTAGATACTAAAATTTCTTTCTATATTCAGATAGATTAAGATACGAAATTGAATACAGACAAGTATTATCCAGTACACATTCATCCCAATatacaattagattaaattttaaaattgaatccaatttacatTTTGGATGATTTGGATTTGTTAAATTTTAACTTGAGCTAATCTATCTTTGTATCTATTAtctgattcgatccgactcagATCCAATATATCTGATAACCTCGGGGTTGGCTGATGAATCCTCTCTCTCACCATTGAAAATTCTATCCACTAAGGCAACCCTCCAATCATAGGGCTTTCCTCCGTGATGAGGATTTTTTGTGATATGTTCATGAGATGGTGCGACCACATGATTGCTTTGAAAATTTGTGCTTAAATTGACAAGTCAGAGGAACAACTAGCAGCAAAACAAGGGAAAACAATTGGCCATACATGGCCTTTTGATAATGTAGTGAGTATTGCATGATCACAGAAAtaaattattcaaattattatgaATAAAATATCAACGGACTATCCGGTGCAAAACCATAAGTTTTAAAACATTAGAATAGAGCAACTTAACTAGTACAAAGAACAAAATACTTTTGTTCTCCATCGAAGCATGGAAAAGGGCATTATTTCTCTTTTCCACGCGCCGATTCCATCTCTCAGAATACATAGCCAGCCAAGAAATTATGGTGGCTAACAAAGGCCCTTAAAGTGATCTCTTCGGAACTGATTTGTTTTCCATAAAATTTTTGCCAGAAGAGTGATCTTaagctaatttttttataataacaaAAGTATACCTACTTTCTTGAAGCTAATGATTTGAACTTTATTGAGAtatgaatttttttgattgagACTGGATTGCATATGAACGCAACCCAAATGAtccattggatccaaaatttaggTCATGGAGCTGATCCGACCTGatttgatcttctcctggatcaggtcTGAGTTCAACATCAAGACCCAAATAAGGAATCAAGTTAGGTTATTCTCAATGACACCccaatcggatcaaatctatttGCACTCTATCCATCTCTTAATAAGATAGGATAGAAATACCTTGTTGGCATGATCACTGATTCGATGGAAAGATAGTACACAAAGACCCAAATGTGGCACCATATGTAGAATGGGTGATGTTTGTTTTATAACGATATTGATGACGGATCCGACTCTCATAAACATCACTCTGTATCATCAATCGTACCTCAGAGAATTGGTGCAATATAAAAGGAGGGGATCAATGGTGTTAGGCAGGGCCTGATGCCGTCCTACCAATCATAGACTGTTATTTGAGACCAGTGATCCAAGCAGTGACAGGAAAGTGGCTTTTATCAGTCATGTGCATAATAACATTATAACCATTTTGGGATGAAATGTGACCAAAGACATAATCACCATTTGACGAATGTCAGGAATGCATGTGTTGTTGGATGATGGCCATTCAATATTATTCTTTCCTTAAGATAAGTTCTATAGGCAATTATGGATCACATAACAAGGAGCATTGCTATAAAATTCTAACTCATCGCACATTTTCCATCATGCAATCCTTTAATCAAGCGTGAAATAGGTGTTTATGGTACAACGTATTATTCAAGTGTGTTTTGCCACTTCGGCGTTCATATTTAACTAGAATATGTTGGTATATAAACATTAAGTTTAAAATATCAATAGCCAAAAATAGAAAAGTGAAAAGTGAAATTTCGGGAACCATTTTCCTGATGGTATAATTAAATACAGAGATGTATGTTCTCTGATTTGATGTATGCCTCTTAGTTAAATGGAGAGATATGTTGTCTAATAAGATGCTTGATTGTTGACTAAGGAAAAATTTCCGCATACAGCTCGATGAAAAATTATCTGGTCCAAGGACTGAAATTCTCTGATTATATAGGATTGGGCCACCTATTTTTCGCTGAAGACAAGACACCATGCCTCGAGTTCCCATGTCTTCTGCGCAATTCTCGCCTGCAAGGCCGTTCAACCGCCCACAAGGCTGTTCAACTGCCCAACAACCCTAGGACCAAGAATACAACGAtctcattttgaaaataattttgttttttgtaccaaaaaaataatTGTTTTAAGTTCATCCATCAACTAAGTCTGACTTTAAAAAACAtgttaacatttttttttttttgcttcaagtGGTTAATAGTTTGGTGTCGCCTGTACTAACCTACGAAATATTCAGTGACAGAAAATTGATCACGAGATATTTTAAATGGCAAGATTACATAAAATTTCTTGAAGATGCTAGTTTACGTTACCGAAGAAGTTTCAAGGGTGCATCGCACAGCACACGTGCTGTAGAATTGTTTTGGACGTCGATGTCATGATCCATCGTCTTATTGCACTTGTTTGCCACGAGTGATTCTCAAATCTCCTCCCCAACGAGGCAGCATAGATCCTAtttattttagaataaattataatttttttttttaattttaatctaattatatatatatatattgattttaaaatatatcaaactattcatttaaattttttaaatatttcaataCGATCCTATATTTACTTACCAACCAACGACGTTAGTTTcctatttcaacataaaaatactTTTTGCTTACACTAAAtagatcacaaaaaaaaaaaaaaaaaaaaagagatgaagataaaaaaaatgatcataaaGAAAGAAGATAGAATCAGAGAGAtcgatatgaaaaagaaaaacaatgtcCAAAGATTCATAGATGAAattagaggaggaggaagaggaggagaagggatTATAAGGAAGAGGATGAAGAAAGAGGAAGAGCACTCAAAGATGGGTTTAAAAGAGAAAGATgatgagaagaaagaagaggaagaaaaaaaaaaaggctgccAACAAGAATGGATAAAGGTAGAGAAGATGGGGAAGGAGAGATAGGCATActtggaggaagagaagaagtggaagaagaggaaaagaagaaaaggaaggatTTACTGGCAAGATGGACAGAGATGGGAGCTACTATATAGAGAGAGAGCTCACAAGTGAACttgaaagaggaggaggaggagaagtacataaagaaagagaagagggattgTGGGTGAGCTTGAAAgagaaggaaaataaaaaaaaagtagataagaaggaaaaaaagggaaAGGAAAAATCACTGATGAAGAAAGGACGGAGATGTTGGAAGCCACCATGGAGAGAAATATGGATAGACTTGGAGGATGAGGAGAGAAGTGAGAGGAAAAAATGGAGAAGTAGGAAGAGCTTAGAGGAGGATGAGAAGtgagagagagaaaagggaggAGAGGGAATAGTTCGaatgaggaggatgatgaggagaaggatggaatgagaaggaaaaagaggataggaaaaaaaaggaggagagacGTTGGCGCTGGAAGTGAAGAAGGAGAACACTcaaaaagaatgaaagaaaaaaaaaatttaattattttataaaataataatatcattcTATGAATGGAAGTAACGAAGATAAACGATAAAATCATATtactatatttcaaaaatttgaaagactaatttaacatattttaaagtcgaaaaaatataaataaaattagattaaaattaaaaaaatatttttataatttttataattttattatatttatttttcaggATTGGTGCAGAATCAGTACTATGGATGGTCTATGTCATCGAACAATTTATAtagtataaaataatatattttttttaatcactcCCTGTGAGTCTCTCTCTTACACAAACCAGGAGAGATTTGAAAGCGACCAATTAATTTACTGACTCATGGTTTATGACCCAAGACCTTAAACAATTATAATCCACGCAGAGATCATGAACAATGTACCTCTCACAAAATCTGTTTATTTGCTCTCAAACATTGTATGGTTTCACATATTGTGGAACTTTGCAATGGGAAATTCGTTGGTTAGACGAACTTATTGAATGTAAGCTATGATGCCTAAAAGCTAGAGAACATATGGTACTCCATTTTGTTTCTTCACATAACCATAAGAAATTAAGTTTGACCTGCCTTAGGTTAAACTTCGATACTTTATACCACCAAAATAACCAAGTTACTCAATGAGAATATAGCAAGATAAAAGAGCATAAAGGGCAGACAACAACATGTGGGAttattttttctaccaaaaagaaaaaaaggaaaacaacTTGTAGGACTATTATTCATCACATACGAAGCAGACAAAAATTATCTCTGCCTCTGCAACAAAATTCCTTATTATTTTAGGCACCCCCAATACAAGAAAGCAAACAATTAAATAACGGGGTGCATTATACTTGATCCGTCATGCTCTTATTGGAGAGGAATTGTCTGGAATAAAACCATTCCACATGATCACTAAATATACTCTCTTGAAACAGTATAAAAAGTGCCACACCTTACGGTCTGCCTAGCAATCGTTCCACATTTTAATAAATCAAGAAAATTTTGCAACCGACCACCTTCCAAGAGAACCTGATAATTGATCTCGAGTCCTGATGGGTTGCAGTCCTGAAACAAGACCTGAGGTTATCACCTAGCAGAACAATTGCTCTCAGTTTTGTCATGCAGTATACACAAATAATCATGTCCATCATGCAGTGTACATATATAATCATGTCCACCATCCAACATCATACTTTAAAATACCATCTCCCACTAAAACGATATTTGCTTCATACAATAGCAACAGAGTTTCTACTGAAAGACAGCATGCTTCCTCCTACCTCAAATGCATTtaaaagtagttttttttttttcaagttacATAATAtgcaagatttgataataaatggCAAATAAAAAACTTTTACCCACCGGCTACTAGATATGATGGGAGAACAGCCATGCCATGCCATGTTCACTTCAACTGAAATATCAGCCGACCAAGTAATTTATAGACCAGAAAGAAAATTGGGAGGAAGCAGTGTGTCGCACAAGATGGCACAGGCTAAAACTGTATGCATGGCAGCCTAAAGTTTTCAATATGATCAAGCAATACTTGTGGTGGTGATGGTTTAAATCATAATAACTTACTTGTTGCCCATAATTAACCGGTACTTGCTGATTACAAGTACTTGACCATGCCACGGCCCTCAACACTGAGTTTTGATGCCTGAAGCTGCCTCTTTTTTGGTGCTTTCAACTGCTGCAACTTCCTATTCATCTGCATTACCAATATCAGAAATCAATTTTCAGAAACAATCGATGATGTCTGTATGCGAGATAGATCTGAAACCAACTTTCCAAAAGACTAGCACTTCCAGTAAACATTTTGTTTACTGAGGGTGAATAACTTTGTCGGCACAATTCAACAGTATTTACGTAGCTTGCAGATTGTTTTCATGAAAGAGAGTAGCATGGCTTACAATGCATCAACATTTCAAATATAAATAATCTCAATGTTGGGTTTATTCATAACATAAAATAGCTGGCTATAAGCTTGATTTACGAAATGACGAAATGCACATGGTTGCCTGGACCTCCTCTAATGAAGGTTCCCTACAGGTACAAAATGATTTAACAATTAACATAATCAAGATCCAATAACTACACAGGTCATAGTTGCAACATCTGTAATTACACAAAATTAATAATTGTGCAAGCTAATAATGCATGTTATTAATTGGTTGTGGATGGTAACTTCAAAGAAGCTATGGCTCCAACCATTGAAATCATTTGGATGGTTGGAGGATAGCAGACAATTGTGCTCAAGATTGAACTATCAATATTAACACCATGCAACCGTAGACCATGACTACAAAATCAACACGCAAAAACTCAAAAGACAACCAGAGAAAGCACCTATAAACATCCACAGGATAAGCTAACAGCACAGAACCAATTTCAGTAGCACTAATTTTCACACTGTAAGGTCTGAGAGTTGATTGTCCATATCCAGCCGGAAAATGTGCAAATCACCAAAACTCTTCTTGACTCATTCTTCTTAATAATTAGATATACAGAAAAGAATGTTCAGACTAAATGTTTATTTCTTTATACTGAAAATTTATGAGGTAAAGGAGACTTCAAATACAGTTTTCAGTTTGTTTTAATTTAAACTGTGATATCTTGTTGAGAAGATgaagcctaaaaaaaaaaaaaattcaaaatgttGTCAGTAGCAGTAGTATGGACCTTCAGCCGGTGCTGATCTTGTACAGATTGTTTTGCTCGTGCTCTAACTTCTTCTGGATCTACTTTAGATTGGGGACGCACAATAAAATCTAATGGCAATGCTTCTGGTCTAGAAGCATGTTGCCTAGAAGCAGCCTGCCCAGATTTTCGGCCCCTGCACCCAGCAGGAAAATCGATGTTGAGTTGAAAGGAAAGCATGTCATACAGAATCACACACCACTTGGACCCACATGAACAAAAAAGAAGGGGGTGGGATCTATAAGTCAATGGATCATCTTACTGTGAAAATTCAGCCAAATCAAGATCGTCATCTCGAGATTCCAACCCCATGGCTTTGTTCGCAGGCCTTTAAGTTAGGATGCAAAAGCAGCAGCAACATTAACAAGCAAAAGATTAGGAGCAAAATAAATAATTTGTAAAAACTCATAAAATGGAAAATAGCAGCAATTACTTCTGGGAAGACGGTCTTCTGTAGGGAACTCTCTCATCATCTAGACTCCTCATATCCTCAAACCTAGTGCTCTTATTAAATATTGGTCGACTCTGCTCATTATTGTTTTAAAACAACATTTTAACAATCTCATCACACATAAAAAACCTGCATTTCCAAAGATTCTCGGAAATAGGGACTTAAAGAGAAGGATCaagaatatatataaaataaagttCGATACACTTTGCATCTTTTGATAATATATTACCCATTTATCAACCAATTCCTTAGCAAGTTTCCTGTTTGATGTGGTCTCCTCATCAGATTTTGATAAAAACATAATCACCTGCATGAGAGACATAAGGTCACCCATtacttctatgaaaatttaaaGCAATACTGCTAGAATGTCATTCTAGTTTTATGTAACCTTCCCAAGCCCACTTTTCTTTAGCTGCTCTCTCCTGTCATATTGCTCTAAATCAATGGGAAACTGCATTACAATAAAAGCACATTATGACCATATTCACGTTAAATttaacaaaaatctcaaaaaccagaggtatcataaaaatatcacacATTGCAGTATGAGCCACAGCATGTCCAAAGAATTTACTACCAGCAATATAACAGAAGACAGTATGTTTAGAAAAAAAGACCATTATACTTACATCAGTAAGTAATTTAAGTATAGCAGTTCTAATATTCATATTGGGCAAACTTCCATCAGGTAGGGgttcaagccaatttttcagaAGAGTTAACACTCCATGATCTAAGAATTCTTGCTGAAGCTTCTTCctgaaaataaaagaagaaatgaaCATTATTAAGAGTTCAGTAGCAGCAAAAACTGTGGCACTACTATTATTAGGAGTACAGTAGCAGCAACAACTGTAGCACTATTATTCAATTTCCATTTAGCAAAAACAAGCTTTTTGATGGCTTAAAAAACCTAAATTTCTTAACCAGGAAATCATCTTACTTAGAAAGAACATCTACAAGCAATGGCAACTTCTTCAATTTGTTGACAGCCGGTTTATTTTGCCTATTTAGTTCAGCATCTTCTTCAGCTGTAACTTCTAGCTCAGCCATAAGATGTTCAACTATCATAGCAAGTTCAGCGGGTGAtttctcatttttcttctttttctttcctgccTTGAAGAGTTTACTAATTTCATCATCTTCTTCACCCTCTTCAGCCTGCAAGAACCAAACTATTAGCTtactaaaaagataaaaagaacATCGTGGTGTATAGATCATAACGACTGCATGAGGGAAAATAAATCCAACTTAAATTTGTACCAatataattattttgatgatgtAATAACATCATTGACCCTTAATCAGACAGACAATGATGTAATAATAGATGCATAGACAATTACACAAAGTGAGACTGAAACAAGCTAAGGAAACAAGGAAACTGCTGGATATGGAATCATAAAAAGCGAAGCATAACTAGTCAAGGCAAAATAAAAGACCAACCTGAGGAAAATCACCAGCAGAACCAGCCTCATTGTCACTGCCAAAGCGATCAGCAGGATCAACACCACTATCATCAATGAAGTTATCATCATCCACTGTTTTGACTCCCTCCTGGTCATCCTGATTTGTAAAGGGAAAACCATAAATACAACATATTACAACATGCTGTTCGTAATTTGATTGCAACTTTTCATAGCTTATAGCATAGCTTATAGTTATTTCCAGCAATAAATTTCTTTAGATGGCGTTCTCTTCTTATGGCAACTCCCTCTTTGATGGTTACACATGGTTTCTTGCATAAATAACTCTCCCTATCTAAATAACTTCTTTTAGATAGTTAATTCCAGCAACAAAATATCCATATGCAGAAGTGGTCACGCACAAATAATCTAGCAAATCTTGatcttaataatatttttaccATTAGCTATAGTTGGTCCATGACCGACTACGTTTTGGGTGTAAACATAGGAAACAAGTATGCAACCACAAAAAAATAtaacaaagaaaaggaaaagtgaTAAATGTAGAGCACGGAAGAGAACGACAGGATGCCAAGAAATTGGAAAGTTTTCAGTTATCAACTTAATCCCTAGCAGATAATCAGGAAAATCCTACATTGCCCCACGGTTACAGGCAAAGAATTGAGAAAGAAGAGAGTAAATAATAACACAATTTCGTTGGATAAAAGACTACTATCCAGACCTCGGAATCGCCTCCTGCTATGGTGTCCCACAACTCCTTCATCTCTGGATCACCAGCTTGATCCTTCGAACCTCCTCCATAACCCTTCGATCCCGACTTGAACCCCTTCCCTGACGACCGCTCCACCTTGGACGAAGAAGAGATCCTCTTCTTATCCGTCCTACCGCTGCCACCCTTCCCCTCCTTCAGGGACGccgctttcttcctcttctttgctGACGGCTCCTCCTCCCAGTCGTCCAAACCTGCCGCCACCGGATTCCCTCCCCAGTCTGGAGAGCTTTCCTTGGCATTCTTCTTCACCAGCCTCTTCCGGGGCTTGCCAGCCTTGCCCTCCGCTGCAGGGTCCAGCACCGGCGTCGGTGATCGCTCCCGCCGCCAGTCGCCGCCCTCGTCCTCATCGTCGATCGGATCCATCGGCTCCGGCGAGGGATCCCGGTCGGACGGCATGTCGGGATCCATCAGAGGCTCCCCATCTTCATCCATGTAACTGGCATGAATCAAATCAAAACCCTACATCAGTATcagaagaagagagaaacaaCTCCTAGCGAAGAAAAAGTGGGATAAGGAGCAAGGGTTTCGATCGGAGAGCGTACGGATCGTTCTCGTAGCCCATGGCAGCGAGGAGGAGATTCGGATCTTGGCgcagagatgaaaccctagaggAAGAGTATCGTCGACCAATCTGGCGAGCGAGCGACCAAGAGAGAGAGGATAGCGTTGATGAAGGATGAGTTTCCAAGATTTGGGTCTcgcggcgagaggaggaaggagaggagcagGGTGGAGGATTTCCTCGCCCTTTTTGGATTCACAAGGGAAAGGAATACTATACACGACCAAATATGA
Proteins encoded in this region:
- the LOC105052234 gene encoding protein IWS1 homolog 1, producing the protein MGYENDPYMDEDGEPLMDPDMPSDRDPSPEPMDPIDDEDEGGDWRRERSPTPVLDPAAEGKAGKPRKRLVKKNAKESSPDWGGNPVAAGLDDWEEEPSAKKRKKAASLKEGKGGSGRTDKKRISSSSKVERSSGKGFKSGSKGYGGGSKDQAGDPEMKELWDTIAGGDSEDDQEGVKTVDDDNFIDDSGVDPADRFGSDNEAGSAGDFPQAEEGEEDDEISKLFKAGKKKKKNEKSPAELAMIVEHLMAELEVTAEEDAELNRQNKPAVNKLKKLPLLVDVLSKKKLQQEFLDHGVLTLLKNWLEPLPDGSLPNMNIRTAILKLLTDFPIDLEQYDRREQLKKSGLGKVIMFLSKSDEETTSNRKLAKELVDKWSRPIFNKSTRFEDMRSLDDERVPYRRPSSQKPANKAMGLESRDDDLDLAEFSQGRKSGQAASRQHASRPEALPLDFIVRPQSKVDPEEVRARAKQSVQDQHRLKMNRKLQQLKAPKKRQLQASKLSVEGRGMVKYL